From Bacillota bacterium, a single genomic window includes:
- a CDS encoding Crp/Fnr family transcriptional regulator — MGEAVPGRCSNCPAALPGRPFDFVVTGGYVEPLASCSLLRNYRAGQFILREGEPADGLYVLRKGLVRIFLLDEEGREHTMRFAHPGDVIGGCQFTGRRRFNCYSVVAVSDAEVCHFPVASHGELLGRCPELARALLDVMAGLLDESYVRLRELASTNCRQRLARLLVRLAESHIAGDEQHRGPDEPVTIQLHRQRMADILGVTKETAVRALSSLKVAGLVETHGRAIVIRDLPALRRFCGLG, encoded by the coding sequence ATGGGGGAAGCCGTACCCGGGCGATGCAGCAACTGTCCGGCGGCGTTGCCGGGCCGGCCCTTCGACTTCGTGGTCACAGGCGGCTACGTGGAACCCCTCGCCAGTTGTTCCCTGTTGCGTAATTACCGGGCGGGCCAGTTCATCCTGCGGGAGGGGGAACCGGCAGACGGACTGTACGTACTGCGCAAAGGGCTGGTCCGCATCTTCCTGCTCGACGAAGAGGGCCGGGAGCACACCATGCGGTTCGCGCATCCCGGCGATGTGATAGGTGGGTGTCAGTTCACCGGCAGGCGCCGGTTCAACTGCTATAGCGTGGTGGCGGTCAGCGACGCTGAGGTATGTCACTTCCCGGTGGCGTCCCACGGTGAACTGCTGGGACGCTGTCCGGAGCTTGCCCGCGCCCTGCTCGATGTGATGGCGGGCCTGCTGGACGAGTCTTACGTGCGCCTGCGGGAGCTGGCCAGCACCAACTGCCGGCAGCGCCTGGCCCGCTTGCTGGTGCGGCTCGCCGAGAGCCATATCGCTGGCGATGAGCAGCACCGCGGTCCGGATGAGCCGGTAACCATCCAGCTCCACCGCCAGCGGATGGCAGACATCCTGGGGGTCACCAAGGAGACGGCAGTCCGGGCCCTGTCGTCCCTGAAGGTAGCTGGCCTGGTAGAAACGCACGGGCGGGCCATCGTGATCAGGGACCTGCCCGCGCTGCGTCGCTTTTGCGGTCTTGGCTGA
- a CDS encoding transglutaminase domain-containing protein, with product MNLLLLVGLGYAALVALTRCLLLAMGHGHSWPVLLGVALGQCLLAAGLAFRTRHTAVFLGILAAMVATLGVHAGVRRVVAGAGSWVRSAVAALTEWMQGIPPVLTPDLVWAGAILPPLLVAVVVLAFCARRRDPFWPLATGALIPVLGWFSFFDRGLDYLCVYIVLAMGWLAAWRNLTPARSGPGLSERLTGVRAAAWAVLVTSLVLVAARGLPSYPVVSPGRLAERLLEAVPGLGRLRGTSAAGPVGFNPNARHLGGAVSSGTGVALHVLISRAQVQPGSARVPLPRRLYLRGTVESLYAGKGWRDSAERFAMPRDSNSTDWMRRLGEVPSAFWLDVELEVRRHLPYLYLFAPWIPVQVGSETFATADMELTSSRPKGSYTVRARVPLHSAAELNRPGQEDSPRWGMYLQLPPSVPSEVAELARRVTAGADTAFEKAKAIEYYLRVTYPYDTEVPRPARGEDFVADFLFDLKRGYCVHHSTAMAVMLRTLGVPTRWVQGFVIDLDTGRWIEVPSSSAHAWVEVYIPDCGWVTFDPTPRYPVPEREYVPAPVITVPERDTPDRPWSRPGAFPGRWGLEEEPGQPPVTSPASGGSGVPWLKAVAAVVLLGAAAPGGRLAYRLAWLWRQHRPLAGESPRAFVLRQYRLMEYYLALAGVVRQSWQTPREFLREFAPRLEGEVRAALSHLTAAVEEAAYGPRPQPAAADHADLVWEVRVVGAWVRRKLGPWQWLRWLTFVSSHPRS from the coding sequence GTGAACCTCCTGTTGCTGGTCGGGCTGGGGTATGCTGCCCTGGTGGCACTGACGCGGTGCCTGCTGCTGGCCATGGGTCACGGGCATTCCTGGCCCGTCCTGCTGGGAGTGGCCCTGGGGCAGTGTCTGCTGGCAGCCGGGCTGGCCTTCCGAACGCGGCATACCGCGGTCTTCTTGGGTATCCTGGCGGCAATGGTGGCCACCCTGGGTGTCCATGCAGGTGTACGGCGGGTAGTGGCCGGGGCGGGCTCCTGGGTTCGAAGTGCAGTGGCCGCCCTTACGGAGTGGATGCAGGGCATACCTCCCGTCCTCACCCCGGATCTGGTGTGGGCGGGGGCGATACTGCCTCCCTTGCTGGTGGCGGTGGTCGTGCTGGCGTTCTGCGCGCGTCGTCGTGACCCCTTCTGGCCTCTGGCCACCGGGGCGCTGATCCCGGTGCTGGGATGGTTCTCCTTTTTCGACCGCGGCCTCGATTACCTCTGCGTATACATCGTGCTGGCGATGGGCTGGCTGGCTGCCTGGCGCAACCTCACGCCCGCGCGTAGCGGGCCGGGGTTGAGTGAGCGTCTGACGGGCGTGCGGGCAGCGGCCTGGGCAGTGCTGGTGACCTCGCTTGTTCTGGTAGCGGCCCGGGGATTACCTTCTTACCCGGTGGTGTCCCCGGGTCGGCTGGCGGAGAGGTTGCTGGAAGCTGTCCCCGGCCTGGGCAGGCTGCGAGGGACGTCTGCCGCTGGGCCGGTAGGATTTAACCCCAACGCGCGCCATCTCGGGGGTGCGGTCTCGTCCGGGACGGGAGTGGCCCTGCATGTACTAATCTCGCGGGCGCAAGTACAACCTGGGTCGGCGCGGGTTCCACTACCGCGGCGCCTATATCTGCGGGGTACGGTGGAAAGCCTGTACGCAGGGAAGGGCTGGCGGGACAGTGCGGAGAGGTTCGCTATGCCCCGGGACTCCAATTCGACCGACTGGATGAGGCGTTTGGGAGAGGTGCCGTCTGCGTTCTGGCTCGATGTGGAACTGGAGGTCCGGCGGCACCTTCCTTATCTTTACCTCTTTGCGCCCTGGATCCCCGTGCAGGTCGGCTCGGAAACGTTCGCCACTGCGGACATGGAACTGACCTCTTCTCGGCCGAAGGGGAGCTACACCGTACGCGCCCGGGTGCCGCTGCATAGTGCTGCCGAGCTGAATCGCCCCGGGCAGGAAGACAGTCCCCGATGGGGTATGTACCTGCAACTCCCTCCCTCTGTCCCCAGCGAAGTCGCAGAGCTGGCACGGCGGGTTACGGCGGGTGCGGATACTGCTTTTGAGAAGGCAAAGGCCATCGAGTACTATCTCCGTGTCACCTACCCTTATGACACCGAAGTGCCCCGTCCGGCCCGGGGAGAGGATTTTGTGGCCGACTTTCTGTTTGATCTCAAGCGTGGTTATTGCGTCCATCACTCTACCGCTATGGCGGTGATGCTGCGCACCCTGGGGGTTCCCACCCGGTGGGTGCAGGGGTTCGTCATCGATCTGGACACGGGCAGGTGGATAGAAGTGCCCAGTTCTTCCGCCCACGCCTGGGTGGAAGTTTACATCCCCGATTGCGGGTGGGTGACGTTCGATCCCACTCCCCGCTATCCGGTCCCCGAGCGCGAATACGTCCCCGCCCCGGTCATAACCGTCCCCGAAAGAGACACGCCCGACCGTCCCTGGTCCCGCCCGGGTGCATTCCCCGGGCGGTGGGGGCTTGAGGAAGAACCGGGGCAGCCGCCCGTTACCTCGCCTGCCTCCGGAGGATCGGGGGTGCCCTGGCTGAAGGCGGTTGCGGCCGTGGTGCTTCTGGGTGCAGCCGCTCCGGGCGGGCGTCTCGCTTACCGCCTGGCCTGGCTGTGGCGTCAGCACCGGCCCCTGGCGGGCGAATCACCGCGCGCGTTCGTACTGCGCCAGTACCGGCTGATGGAGTACTATCTGGCCCTGGCTGGGGTGGTCAGGCAGTCCTGGCAGACTCCCCGGGAATTCCTGCGGGAATTTGCCCCTCGTCTGGAGGGGGAGGTGCGCGCTGCCCTGAGCCACCTCACGGCTGCCGTGGAGGAGGCCGCCTACGGCCCGCGGCCGCAACCCGCTGCCGCAGACCACGCCGACCTGGTATGGGAGGTGCGGGTGGTGGGGGCCTGGGTGCGCCGGAAGTTGGGTCCGTGGCAGTGGTTGCGCTGGTTGACATTTGTCTCCTCTCATCCGCGGTCATGA
- a CDS encoding MoxR family ATPase, with protein sequence MDLQEWARRVEDNVAKVMVGKREAIRRIIIALLCRGHVLIEDVPGLGKTTLVRALARSLGCEFRRIQFTPDLLPADITGTTVFDQARREFVFRPGPLMGQIILADEINRASPKTQSSLLEAMEERQVTVDGVSHRLPEPFMVLATQNPIEYEGTFPLPEAQLDRFILRIRLGYPSQSEEVAILERLAGCHPLDELEPVTSAAEVLTAAGQLAAVYVDDSIKDYIARLARRSRELPEVYLGVSPRASLALFRTARALAAISGRGYVLPDDVKEMAPSVLAHRLILRPEARLDGTVPEDVVSRLLTQVPVPLPHRG encoded by the coding sequence ATGGATTTGCAGGAGTGGGCCCGCCGCGTAGAGGACAATGTGGCGAAGGTCATGGTGGGCAAGCGGGAGGCCATCCGCCGGATCATCATCGCCCTGTTATGCCGGGGGCACGTCCTGATCGAGGACGTACCGGGGCTGGGCAAGACCACCCTGGTGCGGGCACTGGCACGATCCCTGGGGTGCGAATTCCGGCGCATCCAGTTCACCCCTGACCTCCTGCCCGCGGACATCACAGGGACCACCGTGTTCGACCAGGCCCGGCGGGAGTTTGTGTTCCGCCCCGGGCCGTTGATGGGGCAGATCATCCTGGCCGACGAGATCAACCGGGCTTCGCCCAAGACCCAGTCCAGCCTGCTGGAGGCGATGGAGGAGCGCCAGGTGACGGTGGACGGGGTGAGCCACCGCCTTCCGGAGCCGTTCATGGTGCTGGCCACCCAAAATCCCATCGAATACGAGGGTACTTTCCCGTTGCCGGAAGCCCAGCTTGACAGGTTCATTCTGCGCATCCGCCTGGGATATCCCAGTCAGTCCGAGGAGGTGGCCATCCTCGAGCGGCTGGCCGGGTGCCATCCCCTGGACGAACTGGAACCCGTCACCTCCGCGGCTGAGGTCCTGACCGCAGCGGGCCAACTGGCCGCCGTCTACGTGGATGATTCCATCAAGGATTACATAGCCCGGCTGGCCCGGCGCAGCCGGGAGCTGCCCGAGGTCTACCTGGGGGTGAGCCCGCGGGCTTCCCTGGCCCTGTTCCGTACTGCCCGGGCCCTGGCGGCCATATCGGGGCGGGGTTACGTTCTGCCCGATGATGTGAAGGAAATGGCGCCCTCGGTGCTGGCCCACCGTCTCATCTTGCGTCCGGAAGCACGACTTGACGGTACCGTACCGGAAGATGTGGTGAGCCGGTTACTGACGCAGGTTCCCGTCCCCCTACCCCACAGGGGGTGA
- a CDS encoding helix-turn-helix transcriptional regulator → MCDEQSDHRHGECGCRPRRGERFLEAWLLLLLEERPAHGYELMERLSEVMGAGSYPDAGTVYRNLRRMEEDGLATSTWDMEGSGPARRLYRLTDSGRELLHAWASDVDQQRQRLESYLERYRRILGKPAPHAGSDEGTREGGE, encoded by the coding sequence TTGTGCGATGAGCAGTCTGATCACCGACACGGGGAGTGCGGGTGCCGTCCCCGACGGGGCGAGAGATTTCTTGAGGCGTGGCTCCTGTTGTTGCTGGAGGAAAGGCCGGCCCACGGCTACGAGCTCATGGAACGCCTGAGTGAAGTCATGGGTGCCGGCAGTTATCCGGACGCGGGGACGGTGTACCGGAACCTCCGCCGCATGGAGGAGGACGGCCTGGCAACTTCAACCTGGGACATGGAAGGAAGCGGTCCTGCCCGGCGCCTCTACCGGCTCACCGATTCGGGAAGGGAACTGCTCCACGCCTGGGCCTCCGACGTGGACCAGCAGCGACAGCGCCTGGAATCTTACCTGGAGCGGTATCGCCGCATCTTGGGCAAACCCGCTCCCCACGCAGGCAGTGACGAAGGAACAAGGGAGGGAGGTGAATGA
- a CDS encoding Chromate resistance protein ChrB gives MTEGHKWLLLVYKIPPEPSRYRVAVWRRLKGAGAVYLQNSVCVLPDSEANRDLFGAVAREIEAAGGESLMFLAEASDPAEQERVVARFNSERDAEYGEFLEQCAAFLEEIRRETERRNFTFGELEENDENLERLRGWLGKIEGRDFFGAARAQEARARLGECREALEAFAARIYAASEGQEVAGGRAPG, from the coding sequence ATGACTGAGGGTCACAAGTGGTTGCTCCTGGTCTACAAGATCCCGCCCGAACCTTCACGGTACCGGGTGGCCGTTTGGCGGCGCTTGAAGGGAGCAGGGGCCGTCTACCTGCAGAACTCGGTCTGCGTCCTCCCGGATTCTGAGGCCAACCGTGACCTGTTCGGGGCCGTGGCCAGGGAGATCGAGGCCGCAGGCGGCGAAAGCTTGATGTTCCTGGCTGAAGCCTCAGATCCCGCGGAGCAGGAGAGGGTGGTCGCGCGGTTCAACAGCGAGCGCGATGCGGAATACGGGGAGTTCCTCGAGCAGTGCGCGGCGTTTCTGGAGGAAATACGTCGGGAAACCGAACGCCGGAACTTCACGTTTGGGGAACTGGAGGAAAACGACGAGAACCTCGAGAGACTGCGCGGTTGGCTGGGAAAGATTGAGGGGCGGGACTTCTTCGGTGCGGCGAGAGCACAAGAAGCCCGGGCGCGCCTGGGGGAGTGCCGGGAGGCCCTGGAGGCTTTTGCGGCGAGGATCTATGCGGCCAGCGAGGGGCAGGAGGTTGCGGGAGGCCGGGCGCCCGGGTAA
- a CDS encoding M20 family metallopeptidase — MGGCKLDRGEAALSGEGRAKEILRQEVDRLAPALEDLSRFIHSHPEEGLREVRAKERLVELLAREGFAVGPGPEELPTSFVARYCVPPGNPQVAFLAEYDALPGLGHACGHNLIAAVAVGAATAVRRVMERFGTAGTVLVFGTPAEEGAVDDAGGKVYFVESGFFRGVDAALMAHPSSRNALGESSTGRVALEITFHGKAAHAAGSPHEGINALDAAILTFNAWNALRQHLKEEARIHGIIAEGGRAPNIIPDRARIRMYVRARDPAYLEEVERRVRECAQGAAQATGARVEFRYTARTYQSVLPNRTLARLYAENLAALGISLEPPEPRGGGGSTDAGNVSRVVPLIHPYFAICAPGIPGHSPEFAAAAASKEAHRAMLNTAKALAMTAWDLFSRPGLLRDAWAELGGKNGKAVHWST; from the coding sequence GTGGGGGGATGCAAGCTGGACCGTGGTGAGGCGGCCCTGAGCGGAGAGGGGAGGGCCAAGGAGATCCTGCGACAGGAGGTTGACAGGCTGGCACCGGCCCTGGAGGATCTTTCCCGGTTCATCCATTCTCATCCCGAAGAGGGCCTTCGGGAGGTCCGGGCCAAAGAGCGCCTGGTGGAATTGTTGGCTCGAGAGGGCTTCGCGGTGGGCCCGGGGCCGGAGGAGCTGCCCACCTCCTTTGTTGCCCGGTACTGTGTGCCACCGGGTAACCCGCAGGTGGCGTTCCTGGCGGAATACGACGCCCTGCCCGGGTTGGGCCACGCGTGCGGGCACAATCTGATTGCCGCGGTAGCCGTGGGTGCGGCCACTGCGGTCCGGCGGGTGATGGAGCGGTTCGGAACCGCGGGAACAGTGCTGGTGTTTGGTACCCCGGCTGAGGAAGGAGCAGTTGACGATGCCGGGGGGAAGGTGTATTTCGTCGAAAGCGGGTTTTTCCGGGGGGTCGATGCTGCCCTGATGGCTCACCCCTCCTCGCGCAACGCACTGGGTGAATCATCGACGGGTCGGGTGGCGCTGGAGATTACTTTCCACGGGAAGGCCGCGCACGCTGCCGGTTCGCCCCACGAAGGGATCAATGCCCTCGATGCTGCCATCCTGACCTTCAATGCCTGGAATGCCCTGCGCCAGCACCTGAAGGAGGAGGCCCGCATCCACGGCATCATCGCCGAAGGGGGAAGGGCGCCCAACATCATTCCCGACCGGGCCCGCATCCGCATGTACGTGCGCGCCCGCGATCCCGCCTACCTGGAAGAGGTGGAGCGGCGGGTCAGGGAGTGTGCGCAGGGCGCGGCCCAGGCCACTGGTGCCCGGGTGGAGTTCCGCTACACGGCACGTACGTACCAGAGTGTGCTGCCCAACCGGACACTGGCCCGGCTGTACGCGGAGAACCTGGCCGCCCTGGGGATTTCGCTGGAACCGCCGGAACCGAGAGGCGGGGGTGGCTCCACGGATGCGGGGAACGTGAGCCGGGTGGTGCCTCTCATCCATCCTTACTTCGCCATCTGCGCGCCGGGGATCCCCGGACACAGTCCCGAGTTTGCCGCAGCCGCTGCCAGCAAAGAGGCCCACCGGGCCATGCTCAACACGGCCAAGGCACTGGCCATGACCGCCTGGGATCTCTTCTCCAGGCCCGGGTTGCTCCGAGACGCCTGGGCGGAACTGGGAGGTAAGAACGGGAAGGCAGTCCATTGGAGCACCTGA
- a CDS encoding UbiA family prenyltransferase, with the protein MNGGNTVVAVPTGAGAGRVRRASRAVAMVEATKLRSVVLLTFVGLAAGIYVLFTVVPPGERSRASSRLLLSTLAVLAGSMGTNAITGYIDRRMDATMARTRHRPIPSGRLAPGESLGLGVGLVAAATMLTVLTGHLWSTIWLLFGVADVALVYNGWSKPRTAWNVILGSPGGGAPVMVVTAGVTGQAASPAALLLAALVVAWTPIHVWSLAIRYVDDYRRAGVPMLPVAIGVEKASRCVGWTAVGLCALASALPAVVRLGAVGTLLLAAMQLPVLAMSVAVMLRPTPERAWLLFKLSSPYLAGLFLLVAIRPVI; encoded by the coding sequence ATGAACGGGGGCAATACCGTGGTGGCGGTCCCGACCGGCGCGGGCGCGGGGAGGGTGCGGCGGGCAAGCCGGGCGGTGGCCATGGTGGAAGCTACCAAGCTCCGCTCGGTAGTGCTCCTCACCTTCGTGGGATTGGCAGCGGGAATCTACGTGCTGTTCACCGTGGTACCCCCGGGTGAGCGCTCACGGGCATCGTCGCGTCTGTTGCTGAGCACGCTGGCGGTGCTCGCAGGGAGCATGGGGACAAATGCCATCACCGGTTACATCGATCGCCGCATGGACGCCACCATGGCACGCACGCGGCACCGTCCCATCCCTTCGGGGCGCCTGGCACCCGGAGAGAGCTTGGGGCTGGGCGTGGGACTGGTCGCAGCAGCTACTATGCTGACCGTCCTGACCGGGCATCTCTGGAGCACCATCTGGCTGTTATTCGGGGTGGCCGACGTGGCCCTGGTTTACAACGGCTGGTCCAAGCCCAGGACCGCGTGGAACGTCATCCTGGGGTCCCCGGGGGGAGGGGCGCCGGTCATGGTGGTGACGGCTGGCGTAACCGGCCAGGCGGCTAGCCCGGCAGCACTGTTGCTGGCGGCCCTGGTGGTGGCGTGGACGCCCATCCACGTGTGGAGCCTGGCCATCCGGTACGTCGATGATTACCGGCGGGCAGGGGTGCCCATGCTGCCCGTGGCCATAGGGGTGGAAAAGGCCTCCCGCTGTGTGGGTTGGACCGCCGTGGGCCTGTGTGCGCTGGCATCGGCCCTGCCCGCCGTGGTCCGACTGGGTGCGGTCGGCACCCTGCTGCTGGCAGCCATGCAGCTTCCGGTGCTCGCCATGAGTGTAGCGGTTATGCTGCGGCCCACCCCGGAACGGGCGTGGCTGCTCTTCAAGCTGAGTAGTCCGTACCTGGCTGGCCTCTTCCTGCTCGTGGCCATCCGCCCTGTAATTTGA
- a CDS encoding DUF58 domain-containing protein yields MLALGIGLAVFVGGRPFAVLANAFVLLLGVMWLWVRLSLGNLSVYLEPERPVLTTCDRTVLRLRLNNEGFLPIPRVEIRGVPGCRPRLEDRLQGRVPALGTSSAALGPLILPRGTYRLGPLHVSVRDPLGLWQAETTATGDRVTVYPRVLPVEAPPVAPGRSFGRIRTRRPSQEDFANLVEVRAFRPGDNPRLIDWKATARRGSWQVRVLEEGAVPEVWIFLDPAGEPAVELAASLARWLLLHGSVVGMVGQGDPPVEVGPGRGEGKWREVMQALLRVQGTGMPLGEVLGARLASLPRGCTVMALTPELDGVLFDRLLRARHQGMGACLVLVLPRDPVWRQAAYLQEHGVGVLVARVVGDPPRWRLSPSGVAEAGGHPAGGEARSAAAGGEVGP; encoded by the coding sequence TTGTTGGCGTTGGGTATCGGCCTGGCCGTTTTCGTGGGTGGACGGCCATTTGCCGTGCTGGCCAACGCCTTCGTGCTGCTCCTCGGGGTGATGTGGCTCTGGGTGCGGTTGTCGCTGGGTAACCTGAGCGTCTACCTGGAGCCGGAGCGGCCGGTACTCACCACCTGCGACCGGACCGTCCTGCGGTTGCGCCTCAATAACGAAGGATTCCTCCCCATTCCCCGGGTTGAAATACGGGGCGTGCCCGGTTGCCGTCCTCGCCTGGAGGACCGCTTGCAGGGGCGCGTGCCCGCACTGGGGACCTCCAGCGCGGCTTTGGGGCCCCTGATCCTGCCGCGGGGGACGTACCGCCTGGGGCCGCTCCACGTCAGCGTGCGCGACCCGCTGGGGCTGTGGCAGGCAGAGACCACGGCAACGGGAGATCGCGTCACCGTGTACCCGCGCGTGTTGCCCGTGGAGGCGCCCCCCGTGGCGCCGGGGAGGTCATTCGGGCGCATTCGCACCAGGCGTCCCAGTCAGGAGGACTTCGCCAACCTGGTGGAGGTGCGGGCCTTTCGGCCGGGTGACAATCCGCGCCTGATCGACTGGAAGGCCACCGCCCGCAGGGGGTCCTGGCAGGTGCGGGTGCTGGAAGAGGGTGCGGTACCGGAAGTGTGGATCTTCCTGGATCCCGCCGGGGAGCCGGCGGTGGAACTGGCGGCATCCCTGGCCAGGTGGTTGCTATTGCACGGTTCCGTGGTGGGTATGGTGGGCCAGGGAGATCCTCCCGTGGAGGTGGGGCCGGGCAGGGGAGAGGGCAAGTGGCGCGAGGTCATGCAGGCCCTGCTGCGGGTGCAGGGGACCGGGATGCCCCTGGGTGAGGTGTTGGGGGCGCGGTTGGCCTCTCTCCCCAGGGGGTGCACCGTGATGGCCCTCACCCCCGAACTCGACGGCGTCCTGTTCGACCGTCTGTTGCGTGCTCGCCATCAGGGCATGGGCGCCTGCCTGGTGCTGGTGTTACCCCGGGATCCTGTATGGCGGCAGGCGGCCTACCTGCAGGAACACGGCGTCGGCGTGCTGGTGGCCCGGGTGGTGGGGGATCCCCCCCGCTGGCGGCTTTCCCCTTCGGGTGTGGCGGAGGCGGGCGGGCATCCCGCCGGCGGGGAGGCTCGGTCGGCTGCCGCTGGCGGGGAGGTGGGCCCGTGA
- a CDS encoding MFS transporter encodes MPHPTAVRRAVPTGRRVLRAGLAGWRVLVVLFFTGWVIMYANRTILSAAMRLLEQEWSLGHTELGLINSAFFLAYALMQVPAGVLGDLVSRRLVLLAGWFVHAGGTLASALSPGLGLFTVARVATGLGQGSYYSTQYALATAAVPPERRARALALINAGMSAGILAGWGAGALVLYRWHVPWRAVFLILAVFTAGLGVLMTALVREDRSAASALAGDATSGGSVPERSLRPAKGVAVRPTRRVLLLASGTSFCSMYAFYVLLTWLPFYLQVARRLEGTEAGLVAALVPLLSVPASLLAAAWADRPGRESGVRRAAALVVLLPAAALAVLMVGLVPGRIALYGGVVLYGLTGKLVVDPLLVAEVAAATPREAYASAFGILNLASTVPTFLAPAVTGWLADLTGHFGGAFIVAAVLLGIGTITAAVLAGSGAPRPGKSRSRRK; translated from the coding sequence ATGCCCCATCCGACGGCGGTGAGGCGGGCGGTGCCGACGGGCCGGCGGGTCCTGCGCGCCGGACTTGCGGGCTGGCGGGTGCTGGTGGTGCTGTTTTTCACCGGCTGGGTCATAATGTACGCCAACCGCACCATCCTGTCCGCAGCCATGAGACTGCTCGAACAGGAGTGGTCGCTGGGCCACACCGAACTGGGCCTGATCAATTCGGCCTTTTTTCTGGCGTATGCCCTCATGCAGGTTCCGGCCGGAGTCCTGGGTGACCTGGTGTCCCGCCGCCTGGTGTTGCTGGCGGGGTGGTTCGTGCATGCGGGGGGCACCCTGGCCAGTGCCCTGTCACCCGGCCTGGGTCTCTTTACGGTTGCGCGAGTTGCCACGGGCCTGGGCCAGGGCAGCTATTATTCGACGCAGTACGCCCTGGCAACTGCTGCTGTCCCGCCGGAACGCCGGGCGAGGGCCCTGGCCCTCATCAACGCGGGCATGAGCGCGGGCATCCTGGCGGGCTGGGGAGCAGGGGCCCTGGTGCTATATCGCTGGCACGTCCCGTGGCGCGCCGTCTTCCTGATCCTGGCAGTGTTCACTGCCGGTCTGGGCGTCCTTATGACGGCCCTGGTCCGTGAAGACCGTTCGGCAGCAAGTGCGCTGGCGGGGGACGCCACCAGCGGTGGGTCGGTGCCGGAGCGGTCGCTGCGTCCGGCCAAGGGGGTTGCGGTAAGGCCCACGAGACGCGTTCTTCTCCTGGCATCCGGCACTTCCTTTTGCAGCATGTACGCGTTCTATGTCCTCTTGACCTGGCTGCCGTTCTACCTGCAGGTTGCACGCCGCCTGGAAGGCACCGAGGCCGGCCTGGTGGCTGCCCTGGTGCCGCTGCTATCGGTGCCGGCGTCGCTGCTGGCAGCCGCCTGGGCGGACCGGCCCGGCCGGGAAAGCGGGGTGCGGAGGGCAGCAGCCCTGGTGGTGCTGCTCCCGGCCGCGGCGCTGGCCGTGCTCATGGTGGGGCTTGTTCCCGGCCGCATAGCTCTGTACGGTGGTGTGGTGTTGTACGGTCTGACGGGCAAGCTGGTGGTGGATCCCTTGCTGGTGGCAGAGGTGGCCGCTGCCACGCCCCGGGAAGCGTATGCCAGCGCCTTCGGGATACTCAACCTGGCCTCCACGGTGCCCACCTTCCTCGCCCCTGCGGTAACAGGATGGTTGGCTGACCTCACCGGTCACTTCGGGGGGGCCTTCATCGTAGCCGCCGTGCTGCTCGGCATCGGTACCATCACCGCCGCGGTCCTGGCGGGGTCCGGTGCGCCCCGCCCTGGCAAGAGCAGGTCGAGGCGGAAGTGA